Proteins encoded within one genomic window of Formosa agariphila KMM 3901:
- a CDS encoding Fic family protein, whose product MKAFIHQKDNWPEFSWESNEFMSLLSEARNLQGRLIGKMETLGFDLRNEALLDTLTLDVIKTSEIEGEILNPGQVRSSIARRLGMEIVGSIESDRHIDGVVEMMLDATQHCFEPLTKDRLFDWHAALFPTGRSGMYKITVADWRQNTTGPMQVVSGAMGKEKIHFQAPNSDVLDEEMTRFLDWFNTSKTDLVLKAAIAHLWFVTIHPFDDGNGRITRALTDMLLAQSDKSTQRFYSMSAQIRLERKQYYEILEETQKGDLDITPWIIWFLNCLINALKATDSVLTRVLAKAEFWQKHLKTPINERQRKLLNRLMDGFDGKLTSSKWAKIAKCSKDSAVRDINDLMEKGILQKEAAGGRSTNYELIGMSSNNDPK is encoded by the coding sequence ATGAAAGCATTTATACATCAAAAAGATAATTGGCCAGAATTTTCATGGGAAAGTAATGAATTTATGAGTCTGTTAAGTGAAGCTAGAAATCTTCAAGGTAGACTTATAGGGAAAATGGAAACGTTAGGTTTCGATTTAAGAAATGAGGCTTTGCTTGATACGCTAACTTTAGATGTTATAAAAACTTCAGAGATTGAAGGAGAAATTCTGAATCCAGGCCAAGTGCGTTCTTCAATTGCTCGTCGGTTAGGAATGGAAATCGTAGGATCAATTGAATCCGATAGGCATATTGATGGTGTAGTAGAAATGATGCTCGATGCCACCCAACATTGTTTTGAACCACTAACAAAAGATAGACTATTTGATTGGCATGCGGCTTTATTTCCTACAGGTAGAAGTGGTATGTATAAAATTACCGTTGCAGACTGGAGGCAAAATACCACGGGGCCAATGCAAGTCGTATCTGGAGCTATGGGAAAAGAGAAAATTCATTTTCAAGCACCAAACTCTGATGTGTTGGATGAAGAAATGACACGATTCCTTGATTGGTTTAATACCTCAAAAACTGATTTAGTTCTAAAGGCAGCAATTGCACACCTATGGTTTGTGACTATCCATCCGTTTGATGATGGAAACGGAAGAATAACCAGAGCATTAACAGATATGCTTTTGGCACAATCTGATAAAAGTACCCAGCGATTTTATAGTATGTCTGCACAAATACGATTAGAAAGGAAGCAATATTACGAGATACTCGAAGAAACACAGAAAGGTGATTTGGATATAACACCTTGGATTATCTGGTTTTTAAATTGTTTAATTAACGCTTTAAAAGCTACAGATTCTGTATTGACACGAGTCTTGGCAAAAGCAGAGTTTTGGCAAAAACATTTAAAAACTCCAATTAATGAAAGACAAAGAAAACTATTAAATAGATTAATGGATGGATTTGACGGGAAACTAACATCCTCCAAATGGGCTAAAATAGCGAAATGTTCTAAAGATTCTGCCGTTCGTGATATTAATGATTTAATGGAAAAAGGTATTTTACAAAAAGAAGCTGCAGGGGGAAGAAGCACTAATTATGAACTGATAGGAATGTCTTCTAATAACGATCCGAAATAG
- a CDS encoding DUF6730 family protein: MTKLEIISELLVEELQEFKNQAQRVEQVSKTLKDVRIKADSTEIILILQEFIKKQEHVQTLQKEQHNELFIKLKNARVIPNWLLILVTVFFISLALIIGYLLIVVLKIEGF, translated from the coding sequence ATGACAAAATTAGAAATTATATCAGAATTATTGGTTGAAGAATTACAGGAATTCAAGAACCAAGCACAGCGTGTGGAACAGGTTTCAAAGACCTTAAAGGACGTTAGAATTAAAGCGGATAGCACAGAAATTATACTGATTTTACAGGAATTTATCAAAAAACAGGAACACGTTCAAACCTTACAAAAGGAACAACACAATGAGCTTTTTATAAAACTAAAAAATGCCAGGGTTATCCCAAATTGGCTACTAATTCTTGTGACTGTATTTTTTATTTCATTAGCTCTTATTATAGGTTATTTACTAATCGTAGTATTGAAAATAGAAGGGTTTTGA
- a CDS encoding relaxase/mobilization nuclease domain-containing protein, whose product MIGKATAISSTKAAIGYGNDHEKGAETVYTHLITGEHPDEIAKEFRAIQSLNDNCQRNTFSFVLSPTIEDGKTLDNKALGNIASKFLEDMKLADRQAIAFVHHDKAHKHIHLYVNRIDLNGKAYNDSFIGKRSQIAAERVAKDLGMQTVKDIRQQRLLQLKSIRTEIKTLHSEVLLKHKPKSIDSYMKLMQEKGVNVIPYINKSNQLQGFRFEFKCYNLKASEVHRSLSGGRIIQSLDAQNYMTIINKKDNSILIQGAKLALSGNLLQSLTKKVLKQAIKKVIETGIGI is encoded by the coding sequence GGAAACTGTATACACTCATTTAATTACAGGAGAACATCCAGATGAAATAGCTAAAGAATTTAGAGCCATTCAATCACTTAACGACAATTGTCAACGAAACACTTTTAGTTTTGTTTTGAGTCCAACTATTGAAGATGGAAAAACATTAGACAATAAAGCGCTTGGAAATATAGCCTCTAAATTTCTTGAAGATATGAAATTAGCAGACCGGCAAGCCATTGCCTTTGTGCATCATGATAAGGCGCATAAACATATTCATTTGTATGTTAATCGTATAGATTTAAATGGAAAGGCTTATAACGATAGTTTTATTGGAAAACGTAGTCAAATTGCCGCAGAGCGTGTAGCAAAAGATCTCGGAATGCAAACAGTTAAAGATATTCGCCAGCAACGTCTTCTTCAGTTAAAAAGTATCCGAACAGAAATCAAAACCCTTCATTCCGAAGTCCTTTTAAAGCATAAACCTAAGTCTATAGATTCTTATATGAAATTGATGCAAGAAAAGGGCGTTAATGTGATTCCTTATATTAATAAATCGAATCAGTTACAAGGATTCCGGTTTGAGTTTAAATGTTATAATTTAAAGGCTAGTGAGGTGCATCGTTCGTTATCTGGAGGGCGGATTATTCAAAGTCTGGATGCACAGAACTATATGACAATTATTAATAAAAAAGATAATAGTATTCTAATTCAGGGCGCCAAATTGGCCCTGTCTGGAAATTTATTGCAGAGCCTGACAAAGAAAGTATTAAAACAAGCGATTAAAAAGGTAATTGAAACAGGAATAGGGATATGA